One stretch of Geoalkalibacter ferrihydriticus DSM 17813 DNA includes these proteins:
- the mftC gene encoding mycofactocin radical SAM maturase (MftC is a radical SAM/SPASM enzyme that catalyzes the first two steps in biosynthesis of the electron carrier mycofactocin from the terminal Val-Tyr dipeptide of the precursor peptide MftA.): MSNRFVEMGLRAPVNLTWEVTYACNLRCTHCLSASGDPAADELTTAEALDLVEQMYSTGVFQINFGGGEPFMRPDFEEILAACHARGIMTCISTNGTLLDAALIERLSRTRLVAIQVSLDGAEQVTCEAIRGKGTYDDAIRALRLLARSPIPTSINTVLTRQNASEIPAMYDLADELGVTLRVSRFRPSGRGSDNWETLRPTPQQLLDFSTWLESRGDVRTGDSFFSLTAQERQGLGLNLCGAAKLTCCVGPTGNVYPCAFMQLEQFTAGSLRESDFQTIWDNSAIFASLRGLRIHSCEDCKRFDQCHGGCPAVAYHLKNDIQGGDPECLERCVTSIADERKTAAA; this comes from the coding sequence GTGAGCAACAGATTTGTTGAAATGGGGCTGCGTGCCCCGGTCAATCTGACCTGGGAAGTAACTTATGCGTGCAACCTGCGTTGCACCCACTGCCTGTCCGCTTCGGGCGATCCGGCGGCGGACGAACTCACCACCGCCGAGGCCCTCGATCTGGTGGAACAGATGTACAGCACCGGCGTCTTTCAGATCAATTTCGGCGGCGGAGAGCCCTTCATGCGCCCCGACTTCGAAGAGATTCTCGCCGCCTGCCATGCGCGCGGCATCATGACCTGCATTTCCACCAACGGCACCCTGCTCGACGCAGCGCTGATCGAGCGTCTCTCGCGCACCCGCCTGGTGGCTATCCAGGTGAGTCTCGACGGCGCCGAACAGGTCACCTGCGAAGCGATTCGCGGAAAAGGCACTTACGATGACGCCATCAGAGCGTTGCGCCTGCTCGCCAGGAGCCCCATCCCCACCAGTATCAATACGGTACTTACCCGGCAGAATGCGAGCGAAATCCCCGCCATGTACGATCTGGCCGACGAGTTGGGCGTGACCCTGCGGGTGAGCCGTTTTCGCCCCTCGGGGCGCGGCAGCGACAACTGGGAAACCTTGCGTCCCACCCCCCAGCAGCTACTGGATTTTTCCACATGGCTGGAGAGCCGCGGTGATGTGCGTACCGGCGACAGCTTTTTCTCCCTCACCGCGCAGGAGCGCCAGGGCCTGGGACTCAACCTGTGCGGAGCGGCCAAGCTGACCTGCTGCGTCGGCCCCACGGGCAACGTTTACCCCTGCGCCTTTATGCAGCTCGAGCAGTTCACCGCCGGATCCCTGCGGGAGAGCGATTTTCAGACCATTTGGGATAACTCGGCGATTTTTGCGTCTCTGCGCGGGCTGCGTATTCATTCCTGCGAGGATTGCAAGCGATTCGACCAGTGTCACGGTGGCTGTCCGGCAGTGGCGTATCATCTCAAAAACGACATTCAAGGGGGCGATCCCGAGTGTCTGGAGCGCTGCGTGACCTCGATTGCCGATGAACGGAAAACGGCGGCGGCCTGA
- the mftB gene encoding mycofactocin biosynthesis chaperone MftB (MftB, a small protein, is a peptide chaperone that assists the radical SAM enzyme MftC in performing two modifications to the C-terminal Val-Tyr dipeptide of the mycofactocin precursor peptide, MftA. MftB's role is analogous to the role of PqqD in the biosynthesis of PQQ, a cofactor that derives entirely from a Tyr and a Glu in the precursor PqqA.), whose protein sequence is MAAAGITLHPACRVRQEGFGLLFYDSRGPRLLFAATGSLVPADFFSETRTGDDLPTGLSSGQQHAVRKLVAQLLDKGFLREQQIC, encoded by the coding sequence ATGGCGGCGGCAGGCATCACACTGCACCCCGCCTGCCGCGTGAGGCAAGAAGGGTTCGGCCTCCTGTTTTACGACAGCAGGGGGCCGCGCCTTCTCTTCGCCGCAACCGGCAGCCTTGTCCCCGCCGATTTTTTCAGCGAGACCCGCACCGGAGACGATCTGCCGACGGGACTCTCGAGCGGGCAGCAACATGCTGTGCGCAAGCTTGTGGCGCAACTTCTCGACAAAGGATTTCTCCGTGAGCAACAGATTTGTTGA
- the mftA gene encoding variant-type mycofactocin precursor: MEVDKQNTEVCNEEPEILEEIQVEELAIDGICGVY, translated from the coding sequence ATGGAAGTCGACAAGCAGAACACTGAGGTATGCAACGAAGAGCCGGAAATTCTTGAAGAGATCCAGGTGGAAGAACTGGCCATCGACGGCATCTGCGGAGTGTACTGA
- a CDS encoding NUDIX domain-containing protein, producing MHELNAHCSYCGAPYADAQPWPRHCRNCGNTSYLNPLPVAVVLLPVGAGLVVIRRNTEPRKGTLTLPGGYIDFGETWQQAGSREALEETGIAVSSDELRLYDVMNGLDGTLVVFGLAAPRRADCLKPFSSSETQEVQLIKGPTELGFSMHTEIAARFFAQRGRA from the coding sequence ATGCATGAACTAAACGCGCATTGCTCCTATTGCGGCGCTCCCTATGCCGACGCCCAGCCCTGGCCGCGTCATTGCCGCAACTGCGGCAATACCAGCTATCTCAACCCCTTGCCCGTGGCAGTGGTGCTCCTGCCTGTCGGAGCCGGGCTGGTAGTCATCCGTCGCAACACTGAGCCGCGCAAGGGCACCCTGACTCTGCCGGGAGGCTACATTGATTTCGGTGAAACCTGGCAACAGGCGGGCAGCCGCGAAGCGCTGGAGGAGACGGGCATCGCAGTATCAAGCGACGAGTTGCGGCTCTACGACGTGATGAACGGGCTCGACGGTACACTTGTCGTCTTCGGCCTGGCGGCGCCCAGACGGGCCGACTGTCTGAAACCTTTTTCCTCCAGTGAAACCCAGGAGGTGCAGCTCATCAAGGGACCGACGGAACTGGGATTTTCCATGCATACCGAGATCGCTGCGCGGTTTTTTGCGCAGCGGGGGAGGGCGTAG
- a CDS encoding NAD(P)H-binding protein, protein MEEKAKVFVAGATGFIGRRLVPALLERGFPVRCLSRRMTRALPEGTEILKGDLLQAQTLDGVLADVDTAYYLVHSMGEKGRFAEKERISAQNFAAAAQQAGVRRVIYLSGLGEGEETLSAHLSSRSKVADILQAAPFKTTTLRSGVILGEGGTSYEIIRFLVRTSIVLPTKDWLHARCQPLAVDDAIHYLVGCLENEQTAGRTFDIGGPEIMTYYDLMETFADEMKIPHLNAPVPFFMPKVLAGWIAMMTPVNAGVARALLEGVHLDVLCRDDSIRELLPFELTPCREAIRKALAERAARLKAGRSFSEA, encoded by the coding sequence ATGGAAGAGAAAGCAAAGGTTTTCGTCGCCGGGGCAACGGGCTTTATCGGCCGGCGCCTGGTCCCTGCGTTGCTGGAGCGGGGCTTTCCCGTGCGATGTCTGTCGCGCCGCATGACGCGCGCGCTTCCCGAGGGCACCGAGATCCTGAAAGGGGATCTCCTGCAAGCGCAGACGCTGGATGGGGTTTTGGCCGATGTGGACACAGCATACTACCTGGTGCATTCCATGGGCGAAAAAGGCCGTTTTGCCGAAAAAGAGCGCATTTCGGCTCAAAACTTCGCTGCGGCAGCGCAGCAAGCCGGAGTTCGCCGGGTGATTTATCTCTCCGGCCTGGGCGAGGGCGAAGAAACCTTGTCTGCGCATCTGTCCAGTCGCAGCAAGGTCGCCGACATTTTGCAAGCCGCACCTTTCAAGACGACGACACTGCGCTCAGGCGTGATCCTCGGCGAGGGAGGCACCTCTTATGAGATCATTCGTTTTCTGGTCCGCACCTCAATCGTACTTCCCACAAAAGACTGGCTTCACGCCCGCTGCCAACCCCTTGCCGTGGACGATGCCATCCACTATCTGGTCGGCTGCCTGGAAAACGAGCAAACGGCCGGCCGAACATTTGATATCGGCGGCCCCGAAATCATGACCTATTACGATCTCATGGAAACCTTCGCCGACGAAATGAAAATTCCCCACCTCAACGCGCCGGTACCCTTTTTCATGCCGAAAGTTCTGGCCGGATGGATTGCCATGATGACGCCGGTGAATGCCGGTGTGGCCCGGGCTTTGCTCGAAGGAGTCCACCTCGACGTCCTATGCCGGGATGACAGTATCCGCGAGTTGCTCCCCTTTGAATTAACGCCCTGCCGGGAAGCGATCCGCAAGGCGCTGGCCGAGCGGGCCGCGCGCCTTAAAGCAGGCCGGAGCTTTTCAGAGGCATAG
- a CDS encoding uracil-DNA glycosylase family protein, which translates to MTLIEITRRLAADLDQLSFKEPVSHVYNPLDYAWKCHEAYLQRYGQGPKEIVFLGMNPGPWGMAQTGIPFGEVAVVRDWLQIDELVARPAQENPAKPVTGLACRRSEVSGRRLWGLFREKTNTPERFFSRFFVLNYCPLLFLEQSGRNRTPVQLPLAERKKIMEICDEALRRMVAVLGAKTLVGIGQYAEERAREALSGQDLRIGRILHPSPASPAANRDWAGTVERQLEELGIRFE; encoded by the coding sequence ATGACGTTGATAGAAATAACCCGCCGTCTTGCAGCGGATCTGGATCAATTGAGTTTCAAGGAGCCGGTCAGCCATGTCTATAATCCCCTGGATTATGCCTGGAAGTGCCACGAAGCCTATCTGCAACGCTATGGGCAGGGACCCAAAGAGATCGTTTTTCTCGGGATGAATCCCGGGCCCTGGGGAATGGCGCAGACCGGGATTCCTTTCGGCGAGGTCGCCGTTGTGCGCGATTGGCTCCAAATCGATGAGCTTGTCGCGCGTCCGGCGCAGGAAAATCCCGCAAAGCCGGTGACGGGCCTGGCGTGTCGGCGCAGCGAAGTCAGCGGGCGGCGGCTGTGGGGGCTTTTCCGGGAGAAAACGAATACGCCGGAGAGATTTTTCTCACGTTTTTTTGTACTCAACTACTGTCCGCTGCTGTTTCTTGAGCAGTCGGGACGCAACCGCACACCCGTGCAACTGCCGCTTGCGGAACGCAAAAAAATCATGGAAATCTGCGATGAGGCGCTGCGGCGCATGGTTGCGGTGCTGGGGGCAAAAACCCTTGTCGGCATAGGGCAATATGCCGAGGAGCGTGCCCGTGAGGCCCTGTCCGGACAGGACCTGCGTATCGGCCGCATCCTGCATCCCAGCCCGGCCAGTCCAGCCGCCAATCGCGACTGGGCCGGCACCGTCGAGCGGCAACTCGAAGAGCTCGGAATTCGCTTCGAGTAA
- a CDS encoding ammonia-forming cytochrome c nitrite reductase subunit c552 — protein sequence MKKFIALSVALLLSSGSLSLLQAADLDLGEGNLRFKNLPQYQTYLKNNDDSQMTEYGGSVPHRKHDGVNPLPKGYKHAQPYLKNLWLGYPFSYEYDRARGHTYALDDVFKIDRINRYSEQAGLPATCLNCKTNTIPDLLEKHGDDFWASEFHQYREVHDGKMHSIGCTNCHDPDQAMRLAITSVPLDEALKRQGKDWREASRQEMRSLVCAQCHVEYYFETKDYGVAAKPHFPWDKGMNPDDIYAFFAAGDPERDGFKGQFVDWTHAVSKTPMIKTQHPEYEMYHDSVHGAAGVSCADCHMPRVKVGPATISSHHWTSPLKSDEMIRSSCMGCHGDKSPEFLKSRVVYHQEKTWNQLMVAQEKSVRAHEAVRQAMEFEGVDKDVLAEAREMVRKGQWFWDYVSAENSAGFHNPTKALETLALSQQYSDEAVRLATRSTNYAIAASLDKPIQDLVPPIMEHSRKLQQSQEHLDSHFWLQYLPKLPEAELIWDGYGRVR from the coding sequence ATGAAAAAATTCATTGCTCTGAGCGTAGCACTGCTGCTGTCGTCGGGCTCTTTGAGCCTGCTCCAGGCCGCCGATCTCGACTTGGGCGAGGGAAATCTGCGTTTCAAGAATCTGCCCCAGTATCAGACCTATCTGAAGAACAACGATGATTCGCAAATGACCGAGTACGGCGGGTCGGTACCGCACCGCAAACACGACGGGGTCAACCCCCTGCCCAAGGGTTACAAGCACGCCCAGCCCTATCTGAAGAATCTCTGGCTCGGCTACCCCTTTAGCTATGAATATGATCGCGCCCGCGGCCATACCTACGCGCTGGACGATGTCTTCAAAATCGACCGCATCAACCGCTACAGCGAGCAGGCCGGGCTGCCGGCCACCTGCCTGAACTGCAAAACCAATACGATTCCCGATCTCCTCGAAAAGCATGGAGACGATTTCTGGGCCTCCGAATTTCACCAGTACCGCGAGGTTCATGACGGCAAGATGCACTCCATCGGCTGCACCAACTGTCACGATCCGGATCAGGCCATGCGACTGGCCATCACCAGCGTACCTCTGGATGAAGCCCTCAAGCGTCAAGGTAAGGACTGGCGCGAAGCTTCACGCCAGGAGATGCGCTCTCTGGTCTGCGCCCAGTGTCATGTCGAGTACTACTTCGAGACCAAGGATTACGGTGTGGCCGCAAAACCCCATTTTCCCTGGGACAAGGGCATGAACCCGGACGATATTTACGCGTTCTTCGCCGCCGGCGACCCAGAGCGCGACGGCTTCAAGGGTCAGTTTGTCGACTGGACGCATGCCGTTTCCAAGACCCCCATGATCAAAACCCAGCATCCCGAATATGAAATGTACCATGACAGCGTGCACGGCGCTGCCGGCGTGTCCTGCGCCGATTGCCACATGCCGCGCGTCAAGGTCGGCCCAGCGACGATTTCTTCGCACCACTGGACTTCGCCGCTGAAGAGCGATGAGATGATCCGCTCGTCCTGCATGGGCTGCCATGGCGATAAGTCACCGGAATTTCTTAAGAGCCGCGTCGTCTACCATCAGGAAAAAACCTGGAACCAGCTGATGGTCGCTCAGGAAAAATCGGTGCGTGCCCACGAGGCGGTGCGTCAGGCCATGGAATTCGAAGGGGTCGACAAGGATGTGCTGGCTGAGGCGCGCGAAATGGTGCGCAAGGGACAGTGGTTCTGGGATTATGTCTCGGCGGAAAACAGCGCGGGCTTCCATAATCCGACCAAGGCGCTGGAAACCTTGGCTCTTTCCCAACAGTACAGCGACGAGGCGGTGCGCCTGGCGACCCGTTCAACCAATTACGCCATCGCCGCCAGCCTCGATAAGCCCATCCAGGATTTGGTGCCCCCCATCATGGAGCACAGCCGCAAGCTGCAGCAGAGCCAGGAGCATCTCGACAGCCACTTCTGGCTGCAGTACCTGCCGAAACTTCCCGAAGCCGAACTGATTTGGGACGGTTACGGGCGGGTGCGCTGA
- a CDS encoding multiheme c-type cytochrome, whose amino-acid sequence MEKLSTKLWLIGGTALVVILVVAALGMARQTSKDSFCVTCHAYEKVSWDYGKHPEVGCIACHTKGMVRDKTAGMRKVFLTLTDQVDPHRDNLPSYKDKINDNCIACHFEEERLALMPFFKERHDEYRKHTEACMGCHEAGHVIKLRDLRQPGVRLKI is encoded by the coding sequence ATGGAAAAACTTAGTACCAAGCTATGGTTGATCGGGGGCACGGCGCTGGTCGTTATCCTGGTGGTCGCCGCCTTGGGCATGGCCCGGCAGACGTCCAAGGACAGCTTCTGCGTGACCTGCCATGCCTACGAGAAGGTCTCCTGGGATTACGGCAAGCATCCCGAAGTCGGCTGCATTGCCTGCCATACCAAGGGGATGGTGCGGGACAAGACCGCCGGGATGCGCAAGGTCTTTCTGACCCTCACGGATCAGGTGGACCCGCACCGCGACAATCTGCCGAGCTACAAAGACAAAATTAATGACAACTGCATCGCCTGCCACTTTGAAGAAGAGCGGCTGGCGTTGATGCCCTTTTTCAAAGAGCGCCATGACGAGTATCGCAAACACACCGAAGCCTGCATGGGCTGCCATGAGGCAGGCCACGTCATCAAGCTCAGGGATCTGCGGCAACCGGGCGTACGTCTGAAAATTTAG
- a CDS encoding response regulator transcription factor: MSEPTKLLAIDDDPDILRVLKANLGLHGFSILTAETLMGARRILELQRPALVLLDLMLPDGDGLDFCREIKERHPLLPVIMLTAKDQVDDKVTGLEIGADDYMVKPFETSELLARIRARLRQPPPVPPSEVVVAGDLEIDLPNHQVRLRGEEVSLTPKEFQLLSCLVAKRNQLVTREEIRRWLWKDSRLYSWSRVIDVHTQHLRQKIEDNAAEPRYIVTVMGQGYRFEG, encoded by the coding sequence ATGAGCGAACCGACGAAACTTCTCGCCATTGACGATGATCCGGACATCCTCCGGGTGCTCAAGGCCAACCTCGGCCTGCACGGCTTTTCCATCCTCACCGCAGAAACCCTCATGGGAGCGCGGCGAATCCTGGAGTTGCAGCGCCCGGCCCTGGTGCTGCTCGACCTGATGCTGCCCGACGGCGACGGGCTTGATTTTTGTCGCGAGATCAAGGAGCGCCACCCCCTGCTGCCGGTGATCATGCTGACCGCCAAGGATCAGGTCGACGACAAGGTCACGGGACTGGAGATCGGCGCCGACGACTATATGGTCAAACCCTTTGAAACCAGCGAATTGCTGGCGCGCATTCGCGCCCGACTGCGCCAGCCACCCCCCGTGCCGCCGTCTGAGGTCGTGGTCGCGGGAGATCTTGAAATCGACCTGCCCAATCACCAGGTCAGACTGCGCGGTGAGGAGGTTTCTCTCACGCCGAAGGAATTTCAGTTGCTGAGTTGTCTGGTGGCTAAACGCAACCAGTTGGTGACGCGCGAAGAGATCAGGCGTTGGCTGTGGAAGGATTCGCGCCTCTATTCCTGGAGCCGGGTGATCGATGTACACACCCAGCATCTGCGCCAGAAGATCGAGGACAATGCCGCCGAGCCGCGCTACATCGTCACGGTAATGGGGCAGGGTTATCGCTTCGAAGGGTAG
- a CDS encoding sensor histidine kinase, translating to MKLSLSVKLVAGCSLILLVALSLTFYVINERQERLIIRQAENEARAVFQQIVIMRRWIADHGGVFVERLPWAQTNPYLSNPEIVDSQSRHYSRKTPAMVTKELADYARDEGLYWFHITSLKLTNPENLPDAFERDALLQFEEQALPEIIAMETLEGSTFLRYVSPLYVEEACLACHGEQGYEVGDIRGAISVTLPLSKVFAEAAANKRTLFVAMLLVVATLSAAMTYLLRRQVLSPMNRLSTSMQGFSESREPGGPILRTGDEFEDLSRSFESMADRLNQYHEGLEGKIRAATEELAAANRQLSLASERKSDFLMRAAHELRTPLTSINGAMEYVTAKLGGSGPPLDAEGEELLDFCHIIQKNTHRLIRMVRTMLDIERIEMGAESSLQRSSVDLTQVIQESVTGFTFEAALSRVQLCALPAQLPKIQADEDRIRQVLINLLANAVKFSPEDSTIEVCAALRERFIHVEVCDEGPGIAAQDRDRIFEKFYRAGGKEGCGLGLAICRAIIKAHGGEIGATDGKNGKGACVYFTLPV from the coding sequence ATGAAACTGAGCCTCAGCGTCAAATTGGTTGCCGGATGCAGCCTGATTCTGCTGGTCGCCCTCAGCCTGACGTTCTATGTCATCAACGAGCGTCAGGAACGCCTGATCATCCGCCAGGCGGAGAATGAGGCGCGCGCCGTTTTCCAGCAGATCGTCATCATGCGCCGCTGGATTGCCGATCACGGCGGTGTGTTCGTTGAAAGACTGCCTTGGGCGCAGACCAATCCCTACCTCAGCAATCCGGAAATCGTCGACAGTCAGAGCCGCCATTATTCCCGCAAAACCCCCGCCATGGTGACCAAGGAACTCGCAGACTATGCCCGGGACGAAGGACTGTACTGGTTTCACATCACCAGCCTCAAACTGACCAACCCCGAAAACCTTCCCGACGCCTTTGAGCGCGATGCGCTTCTGCAATTCGAAGAACAAGCCCTCCCCGAAATCATCGCCATGGAGACTCTGGAGGGGAGCACCTTTTTGCGCTACGTCTCCCCCCTGTATGTGGAAGAAGCCTGCCTGGCCTGCCACGGCGAGCAAGGCTATGAAGTCGGTGACATTCGCGGCGCCATAAGCGTCACCCTACCCCTGAGCAAAGTCTTTGCCGAAGCCGCCGCCAACAAGCGCACCCTGTTCGTCGCCATGCTCCTGGTGGTAGCCACTCTGAGCGCAGCAATGACCTATTTGCTGCGCCGTCAGGTGCTCAGCCCCATGAACCGGCTGTCCACCTCCATGCAGGGCTTTTCCGAGAGCCGCGAACCAGGCGGTCCGATCCTGCGCACCGGCGATGAATTCGAGGATCTCTCGCGTTCCTTTGAATCCATGGCCGACCGCCTCAATCAATACCACGAGGGGCTGGAGGGAAAAATCCGCGCCGCCACCGAGGAACTGGCTGCCGCAAACCGGCAGTTGAGCCTGGCCAGCGAGCGCAAATCCGATTTTCTCATGCGCGCCGCCCATGAGCTGCGCACTCCCTTGACCTCCATCAACGGTGCCATGGAGTATGTGACCGCCAAGCTGGGCGGCTCCGGACCGCCCCTTGACGCCGAAGGGGAGGAATTGCTGGATTTTTGTCACATCATTCAGAAAAACACCCACCGCTTGATCCGCATGGTTAGAACCATGCTCGACATCGAACGCATCGAAATGGGTGCGGAGAGTTCGCTGCAACGCTCATCGGTGGATCTGACCCAGGTTATCCAGGAGAGCGTCACGGGCTTTACGTTTGAAGCCGCCTTAAGCCGGGTGCAGCTCTGTGCCCTGCCCGCGCAATTGCCGAAAATCCAGGCCGACGAGGACCGCATTCGCCAGGTGCTCATCAATCTGCTCGCCAACGCCGTCAAGTTCTCTCCTGAAGATTCCACCATCGAGGTGTGCGCCGCCCTGCGGGAGCGCTTTATCCACGTCGAAGTCTGTGATGAAGGACCGGGAATCGCTGCGCAGGACCGGGACAGAATCTTTGAAAAGTTCTATCGCGCCGGAGGCAAGGAAGGCTGCGGCCTGGGCCTGGCCATTTGCCGCGCCATCATCAAGGCCCACGGCGGCGAAATCGGCGCCACCGACGGCAAAAACGGCAAAGGCGCCTGCGTGTACTTCACGTTGCCGGTGTAA
- a CDS encoding Tex family protein has protein sequence MSMKQSSVPDLIALLHLDTGLQRSQIEQTVALLEGGATVPFIARYRKEATGELDEVQIRLVEERLAYLKELDERRRTVLKTIEEQGKLTPELQARILACRQKTELEDLYLPYKPKRRTKATMAREQGLEPLADAIFQATGVGLDLPALAVAYVNPEQGVADVAAALQGAGFILAERFADTAEARALVRRLTWEQGLFRSQAQRGKAGTVSKYEMYYDFSEALKVIPSHRMLAMRRGEKEEILRLHIEAPEEEILSRLAQLLLPKASPCRDWLGEVVADAYGRLIAPSIEVELRQQAKDAADEEAIRVFAENLRNLLLAAPAGSRRVLGVDPGLRTGSKLAAVDETGRFLAHVTIYPHTGGGRVDAARQELLRLVEQQRIEMVAIGNGTAGREMEQFVRQCFKESGAKLPVVMVSEAGASVYSASDLAREEFPELDLTVRGAISIARRLQDPLAELVKVDPKSIGVGQYQHDVSQTALKKALDQVVESCVNYVGVDLNTASWALLGFVSGIGPALAKTIVQYRDEQGAFNARKQLLKVPRFGKKAFEQAAGFLRIRNGAQPLDNTAVHPERYALVERMAGDAGVKVPALIAQPQLLEQIDLKRYVAGDVGLPTLRDILAELQKPGRDPRESFAATSFREDVTEIADLKEGMSLNGIVTNVAAFGAFVDIGVHQDGLVHISQLADRFVKDPNEVVKVGQQVQVRVLEVDAQRKRIALTMRSGEVQAGKKETQGRKPQGTGERKKKEPPVNVNTDLAAALEKSGFRVKK, from the coding sequence ATTTCCATGAAACAGTCATCCGTGCCGGATCTCATCGCCCTGCTGCATCTGGACACCGGCTTGCAGCGCTCTCAGATTGAACAAACCGTCGCCCTGCTCGAAGGCGGGGCCACGGTGCCCTTTATCGCCCGTTACCGCAAGGAGGCCACCGGTGAACTCGACGAGGTGCAGATCCGCCTGGTGGAAGAGCGCCTGGCCTATCTCAAGGAACTCGACGAGCGCCGCCGCACGGTGCTCAAGACCATCGAAGAACAAGGCAAACTGACGCCGGAGCTGCAAGCGCGCATCCTCGCCTGCCGGCAGAAGACCGAGCTGGAAGATCTCTATCTACCCTACAAGCCTAAACGCCGTACCAAGGCGACGATGGCCAGGGAGCAGGGACTGGAGCCTCTGGCCGACGCGATCTTCCAGGCGACGGGTGTGGGCCTCGATCTGCCCGCCCTGGCGGTAGCCTATGTCAACCCTGAGCAGGGTGTCGCCGATGTCGCGGCGGCCTTGCAGGGTGCCGGTTTTATTCTTGCCGAACGCTTTGCCGATACGGCCGAAGCCCGCGCTTTGGTGCGCCGGCTGACCTGGGAGCAGGGGCTGTTTCGCTCCCAGGCACAGCGTGGCAAGGCAGGCACGGTCAGCAAATACGAGATGTACTACGATTTCAGCGAGGCGCTGAAAGTGATCCCCTCGCACCGCATGCTGGCCATGCGTCGCGGCGAGAAGGAAGAGATCCTGCGCCTGCACATCGAGGCGCCCGAAGAGGAGATTTTAAGCCGACTGGCCCAGTTGCTGCTGCCCAAGGCGAGTCCCTGCCGCGACTGGCTCGGGGAGGTTGTAGCCGATGCCTATGGGCGCCTGATCGCGCCGTCCATCGAGGTGGAACTGCGCCAGCAGGCCAAGGACGCCGCCGATGAGGAAGCAATCCGCGTTTTTGCTGAAAACCTGCGCAATTTGCTGCTTGCGGCGCCGGCAGGCAGCCGCCGGGTGCTCGGTGTCGACCCGGGTTTGCGCACCGGCTCCAAGCTGGCGGCGGTGGATGAGACCGGCCGCTTTCTCGCGCATGTCACCATCTATCCCCACACCGGTGGTGGGCGGGTGGATGCGGCCCGGCAGGAGCTGCTGCGTCTGGTGGAACAGCAGCGCATCGAGATGGTGGCTATCGGCAACGGCACCGCCGGTCGCGAGATGGAGCAGTTCGTCCGCCAGTGCTTCAAGGAGAGCGGCGCGAAATTGCCGGTGGTGATGGTCAGCGAGGCGGGCGCCAGCGTCTACTCCGCCTCCGACCTCGCCCGCGAGGAGTTCCCCGAGCTGGATCTGACCGTGCGCGGCGCGATCTCCATTGCCCGGCGCCTTCAGGATCCCCTGGCCGAGCTGGTCAAAGTCGATCCCAAGAGCATCGGCGTCGGCCAGTATCAGCATGATGTCAGCCAGACTGCCCTGAAAAAAGCCCTCGATCAGGTGGTGGAATCCTGCGTCAACTATGTCGGCGTCGATCTCAACACCGCCAGTTGGGCGCTGCTTGGTTTTGTCTCGGGCATCGGCCCCGCACTTGCCAAAACCATTGTTCAGTATCGCGACGAGCAGGGCGCTTTCAACGCGCGCAAGCAATTGCTCAAGGTGCCGCGCTTTGGGAAAAAGGCTTTCGAGCAGGCGGCCGGATTTCTGCGCATCCGCAACGGCGCCCAGCCCCTCGACAATACCGCCGTGCACCCGGAGCGCTACGCCCTGGTGGAGCGCATGGCCGGCGATGCCGGTGTGAAAGTACCGGCCCTTATCGCCCAGCCGCAGCTGCTGGAACAGATTGACCTCAAGCGCTATGTGGCGGGGGATGTCGGCCTGCCGACCCTGCGCGATATCCTCGCCGAACTGCAAAAGCCGGGACGCGATCCACGCGAGAGTTTTGCCGCCACCAGCTTTCGCGAGGACGTTACGGAAATCGCCGATTTGAAGGAGGGGATGAGCCTAAACGGCATCGTGACCAATGTCGCCGCCTTTGGCGCTTTCGTCGACATCGGCGTCCACCAGGATGGCTTGGTGCACATCAGCCAGTTGGCGGATCGTTTCGTCAAAGATCCCAACGAAGTGGTCAAGGTCGGGCAGCAGGTACAGGTGCGGGTCCTGGAAGTCGATGCGCAGCGCAAGCGCATTGCTCTGACCATGCGCAGCGGCGAGGTCCAGGCGGGTAAAAAAGAGACCCAGGGCCGCAAGCCGCAGGGCACGGGGGAAAGAAAGAAGAAAGAGCCGCCGGTCAACGTCAATACGGATCTCGCGGCAGCCCTGGAGAAATCTGGTTTTCGGGTCAAGAAATAG